One Argiope bruennichi chromosome 5, qqArgBrue1.1, whole genome shotgun sequence DNA segment encodes these proteins:
- the LOC129969234 gene encoding uncharacterized protein LOC129969234, whose translation MESDRASKFPAFRDEDEEERKSPKKRKFDLNLSDEIENPKSIIPPYSIYLGKGLGIEIKEFRKAYYITYVKYNDKGDIKNRFNIAVDQIQTFILGLQKMAEYVKQH comes from the exons ATGGAAAGTG ATCGAGCCTCCAAGTTCCCAGCCTTCAGAGATGAAGACGAGGAAGAACGTAAATCCCCTAAAAAGAGAAAGTTTGATCTTAACCTCTCAGATGAAATTGAAAACCCTAAAAGCATAATCCCACCATATTCAATCTACTTAGGCAAAGGACTCGGCATCGAGATAAAGGAATTTAGAAAAGCTTACTACATaacatatgtaaaatataatgataaggGGGATATCAAAAATAGATTCAACATAGCAGTTGaccaaattcaaacttttattttaggaTTGCAAAAAATGGCGGAATATGTTAAGCAGCATTAA